One Halichoerus grypus chromosome 1, mHalGry1.hap1.1, whole genome shotgun sequence genomic region harbors:
- the EVI5L gene encoding EVI5-like protein isoform X4, with protein sequence MASPTLSPDSSSQEALSAPTCSPTSDSENLSPDELELLAKLEEQNRLLEADSKSMRSMNGSRRNSGSSLVSSSSASSNLSHLEEDTWILWGRIANEWEEWRRRKEKLLKELIRKGIPHHFRAIVWQLLCSATDMPVKNQYSELLKMSSPCEKLIRRDIARTYPEHEFFKGQDSLGQEVLFNVMKAYSLVDREVGYCQGSAFIVGLLLMQMPEEEAFCVFVRLMQEYRLRELFKPSMAELGLCIYQFEYMLQEQLPDLNTHFRSQSFHTSMYASSWFLTLFLTTFPLPVATRVFDIFMYEGLEIVFRVGLALLQVNQTELMQLDMEGMSQYFQRVIPHQFDSCPDKLILKAYQVKYNPKKMKRLEKEYAAMKSKEMEEQIEIKRLRTENRLLKQRIETLEKGQVTRAQEAEENYVIKRELAVVRQQCSSAAEDLQKAQSTIRQLQEQQDNPRLTEDFVAHLETELEQSRLRETETLGALREMQDKVLDMEKRNNSLPDENNVARLQEELKALKVREGEAVASARELQLQLQELSDTWQAHLSRGGRWKESPRKLVLGELQDELMSVRLREAQALAEGRELRQRVVELETQDHIHRNLLNRVEAERAALQEKLQYLAAQNKGLQTQLSESRRKQAEAECKSKEEVMAVRLREADSMAAVAEMRQRIAELEIQREEGRIQGQLNHSDSSQYIRELKDQIEELKAEVRLLKGPPPFEDPLAFDGLGLARHLDEDSLPSSDEELLGVGVGAALQDALYPLSPRDARFFRRLERPAKDSEGSSDSDADELAAPYSQGLDN encoded by the exons ATGGCGAGCCCCACTCTGAGCCCCGACTCCTCATCCCAGGAGGCCCTGTCggcccccacctgctcccccacCTCTGACTCCGAGAACCTCAGCCCTGATGAGCTGGAGCTGCTGGCCAAGCTTGAAGAGCAGAACCG GCTCCTGGAAGCCGACTCCAAGTCCATGCGCTCCATGAACGGCTCCCGGCGGAACAGCGGCTCCTCGCTGGTGTCCAGCTCCTCGGCCTCCTCCAACCTGAGCCACCTGGAGGAGGACACGTGGATCCTGTGGGGCCGCATCGCCAACGAGTGGGAGGAGTGGCGGCGCAGGAAAGAGAAGCTGCTGAAG GAGCTGATCCGCAAGGGCATCCCACACCACTTCCGGGCCATCGTGTGGCAGCTCCTGTGCAGTGCCACAGACATGCCAGTCAAGAACCAGTACTCGGAGCTACTCAAGATGTCCTCGCCGTGTGAGAAGCTGATCCGCAGGGACATTGCCCGCACCTACCCAGAGCACGAGTTCTTCAAGGGCCAGGACAGCCTGGGCCAGGAGGTCCTCTTCAACGTCATGAAG GCTTACTCCCTGGTGGACAGGGAGGTGGGCTACTGCCAGGGGAGCGCCTTCATCGTGGGCCTGCTCCTCATGCAG ATGCCCGAGGAGGAAGCCTTCTGTGTGTTCGTGCGGCTAATGCAGGAGTACCGCCTGAGGGAGCTCTTCAAGCCCAGCATGGCGGAGCTGGGGCTCTGCATCTACCAGTTCGAGTACATGCTGCAG GAGCAGCTCCCGGATCTGAACACCCACTTCCGCTCCCAGAGCTTCCACACGTCCATGTACGCCTCGTCCTGGTTTCTCACGCTCTTCCTGACCACTTTCCCGCTACCTGTTGCCACCCGTGTCTTCGACATCTTCATGTACGAG GGCCTGGAGATTGTGTTCCGGGTGGGCCTCGCCCTGCTGCAGGTGAACCAGACAGAGCTGATGCAGCTGGACATGGAGGGGATGTCCCAG TACTTCCAGAGGGTGATCCCCCACCAGTTTGACAGCTGCCCGGACAAGCTGATCCTCAAGGCTTACCAGGTCAAGTACAACCCCAAGAAGATGAAGAG GCTGGAGAAGGAGTATGCAGCCATGAAGAGCAAGGAGATGGAGGAGCAGATTGAGATCAAA AGGCTTCGGACGGAGAACCGGCTCCTGAAACAACGGATCGAGACCCTGGAGAAG GGGCAGGTGACACGGGCGCAGGAGGCCGAGGAGAACTACGTCATCAAGCGGGAGCTGGCCGTCGTGCGGCAGCAGTGCAGCTCAGCGGCCGAGGACCTGCAGAAGGCCCAGAGCACCATCCGGCAGCTTCAGGAGCAGCAG gACAACCCGCGCCTCACCGAGGACTTCGTGGCCCACCTGGAGACTGAGCTGGAGCAGTCGAGGCTACGGGAGACCGAGACGCTGGGGGCTCTGCGGGAGATGCAGGACAAGGTTCTAGACATGGAGAAG AGGAACAACTCGCTGCCCGACGAGAACAACGTGGCGCGGCTGCAGGAGGAGCTGAAGGCGCTCAAGGTGCGGGAGGGCGAGGCCGTGGCCTCGGCGCGGGAGCTGCAGCTGCAGCTGCAGGAGCTCTCGGACACCTGGCAG GCCCACCTGTCCCGCGGCGGCCGCTGGAAGGAGTCCCCGCGGAAGCTGGTGCTGGGCGAGCTGCAGGACGAGCTGATGAGCGTGCGCCTGCGCGAGGCCCAGGCTCTGGCCGAGGGGCGCGAGCTGCGGCAGCGCGTGGTGGAACTCGAGACGCAG gATCACATCCACCGCAACCTGCTGAACCGCGTGGAGGCGGAGCGCGCGGCGCTGCAGGAGAAGCTGCAGTACCTGGCGGCGCAGAACAAGGGGCTGCAGACGCAGCTCAGCGAGAGCCGCCGCAAGCAGGCCGAGGCCGAGTGCAAG agcAAGGAGGAGGTGATGGCCGTGCGCCTGCGGGAGGCGGACAGCATGGCGGCGGTGGCCGAGATGCGGCAGCGCATCGCCGAGCTGGAGATCCAG agggaggagggccgCATCCAGGGCCAGCTGAACCACTCGGACTCGTCGCAGTACATCCGCGAGCTCAAGGACCAGATCGAGGAGCTGAAGGCCGAG GTGCGGCTGCTGAAGGGCCCGCCGCCCTTCGAGGACCCGCTGGCCTTCGACGGGCTGGGCCTGGCGCGGCACCTGGATGAGGACTCGCTGCCGTCGTCCGACGAGGAGCTGCTCGGCGTGGGCGTGGGCGCGGCGCTGCAGGACGCGCTCTACCCGCTGTCCCCGCGCGACGCGCGCTTCTTCCGCCGTCTGGAGCGGCCGGCCAAGGACAGCGAGGGCAGCTCAGACAGCGACGCCGACGAGCTGGCCGCGCCCTACAGCCAGGGCCTGGACAACTGA
- the EVI5L gene encoding EVI5-like protein isoform X2, translating to MASPTLSPDSSSQEALSAPTCSPTSDSENLSPDELELLAKLEEQNRLLEADSKSMRSMNGSRRNSGSSLVSSSSASSNLSHLEEDTWILWGRIANEWEEWRRRKEKLLKELIRKGIPHHFRAIVWQLLCSATDMPVKNQYSELLKMSSPCEKLIRRDIARTYPEHEFFKGQDSLGQEVLFNVMKAYSLVDREVGYCQGSAFIVGLLLMQMPEEEAFCVFVRLMQEYRLRELFKPSMAELGLCIYQFEYMLQEQLPDLNTHFRSQSFHTSMYASSWFLTLFLTTFPLPVATRVFDIFMYEGLEIVFRVGLALLQVNQTELMQLDMEGMSQYFQRVIPHQFDSCPDKLILKAYQVKYNPKKMKRLEKEYAAMKSKEMEEQIEIKRLRTENRLLKQRIETLEKESAALADRLIQGQVTRAQEAEENYVIKRELAVVRQQCSSAAEDLQKAQSTIRQLQEQQDNPRLTEDFVAHLETELEQSRLRETETLGALREMQDKVLDMEKRNNSLPDENNVARLQEELKALKVREGEAVASARELQLQLQELSDTWQAHLSRGGRWKESPRKLVLGELQDELMSVRLREAQALAEGRELRQRVVELETQDHIHRNLLNRVEAERAALQEKLQYLAAQNKGLQTQLSESRRKQAEAECKSKEEVMAVRLREADSMAAVAEMRQRIAELEIQREEGRIQGQLNHSDSSQYIRELKDQIEELKAEVRLLKGPPPFEDPLAFDGLGLARHLDEDSLPSSDEELLGVGVGAALQDALYPLSPRDARFFRRLERPAKDSEGSSDSDADELAAPYSQGLDN from the exons ATGGCGAGCCCCACTCTGAGCCCCGACTCCTCATCCCAGGAGGCCCTGTCggcccccacctgctcccccacCTCTGACTCCGAGAACCTCAGCCCTGATGAGCTGGAGCTGCTGGCCAAGCTTGAAGAGCAGAACCG GCTCCTGGAAGCCGACTCCAAGTCCATGCGCTCCATGAACGGCTCCCGGCGGAACAGCGGCTCCTCGCTGGTGTCCAGCTCCTCGGCCTCCTCCAACCTGAGCCACCTGGAGGAGGACACGTGGATCCTGTGGGGCCGCATCGCCAACGAGTGGGAGGAGTGGCGGCGCAGGAAAGAGAAGCTGCTGAAG GAGCTGATCCGCAAGGGCATCCCACACCACTTCCGGGCCATCGTGTGGCAGCTCCTGTGCAGTGCCACAGACATGCCAGTCAAGAACCAGTACTCGGAGCTACTCAAGATGTCCTCGCCGTGTGAGAAGCTGATCCGCAGGGACATTGCCCGCACCTACCCAGAGCACGAGTTCTTCAAGGGCCAGGACAGCCTGGGCCAGGAGGTCCTCTTCAACGTCATGAAG GCTTACTCCCTGGTGGACAGGGAGGTGGGCTACTGCCAGGGGAGCGCCTTCATCGTGGGCCTGCTCCTCATGCAG ATGCCCGAGGAGGAAGCCTTCTGTGTGTTCGTGCGGCTAATGCAGGAGTACCGCCTGAGGGAGCTCTTCAAGCCCAGCATGGCGGAGCTGGGGCTCTGCATCTACCAGTTCGAGTACATGCTGCAG GAGCAGCTCCCGGATCTGAACACCCACTTCCGCTCCCAGAGCTTCCACACGTCCATGTACGCCTCGTCCTGGTTTCTCACGCTCTTCCTGACCACTTTCCCGCTACCTGTTGCCACCCGTGTCTTCGACATCTTCATGTACGAG GGCCTGGAGATTGTGTTCCGGGTGGGCCTCGCCCTGCTGCAGGTGAACCAGACAGAGCTGATGCAGCTGGACATGGAGGGGATGTCCCAG TACTTCCAGAGGGTGATCCCCCACCAGTTTGACAGCTGCCCGGACAAGCTGATCCTCAAGGCTTACCAGGTCAAGTACAACCCCAAGAAGATGAAGAG GCTGGAGAAGGAGTATGCAGCCATGAAGAGCAAGGAGATGGAGGAGCAGATTGAGATCAAA AGGCTTCGGACGGAGAACCGGCTCCTGAAACAACGGATCGAGACCCTGGAGAAG GAGAGCGCTGCTCTGGCTGATAGGTTAATCCAG GGGCAGGTGACACGGGCGCAGGAGGCCGAGGAGAACTACGTCATCAAGCGGGAGCTGGCCGTCGTGCGGCAGCAGTGCAGCTCAGCGGCCGAGGACCTGCAGAAGGCCCAGAGCACCATCCGGCAGCTTCAGGAGCAGCAG gACAACCCGCGCCTCACCGAGGACTTCGTGGCCCACCTGGAGACTGAGCTGGAGCAGTCGAGGCTACGGGAGACCGAGACGCTGGGGGCTCTGCGGGAGATGCAGGACAAGGTTCTAGACATGGAGAAG AGGAACAACTCGCTGCCCGACGAGAACAACGTGGCGCGGCTGCAGGAGGAGCTGAAGGCGCTCAAGGTGCGGGAGGGCGAGGCCGTGGCCTCGGCGCGGGAGCTGCAGCTGCAGCTGCAGGAGCTCTCGGACACCTGGCAG GCCCACCTGTCCCGCGGCGGCCGCTGGAAGGAGTCCCCGCGGAAGCTGGTGCTGGGCGAGCTGCAGGACGAGCTGATGAGCGTGCGCCTGCGCGAGGCCCAGGCTCTGGCCGAGGGGCGCGAGCTGCGGCAGCGCGTGGTGGAACTCGAGACGCAG gATCACATCCACCGCAACCTGCTGAACCGCGTGGAGGCGGAGCGCGCGGCGCTGCAGGAGAAGCTGCAGTACCTGGCGGCGCAGAACAAGGGGCTGCAGACGCAGCTCAGCGAGAGCCGCCGCAAGCAGGCCGAGGCCGAGTGCAAG agcAAGGAGGAGGTGATGGCCGTGCGCCTGCGGGAGGCGGACAGCATGGCGGCGGTGGCCGAGATGCGGCAGCGCATCGCCGAGCTGGAGATCCAG agggaggagggccgCATCCAGGGCCAGCTGAACCACTCGGACTCGTCGCAGTACATCCGCGAGCTCAAGGACCAGATCGAGGAGCTGAAGGCCGAG GTGCGGCTGCTGAAGGGCCCGCCGCCCTTCGAGGACCCGCTGGCCTTCGACGGGCTGGGCCTGGCGCGGCACCTGGATGAGGACTCGCTGCCGTCGTCCGACGAGGAGCTGCTCGGCGTGGGCGTGGGCGCGGCGCTGCAGGACGCGCTCTACCCGCTGTCCCCGCGCGACGCGCGCTTCTTCCGCCGTCTGGAGCGGCCGGCCAAGGACAGCGAGGGCAGCTCAGACAGCGACGCCGACGAGCTGGCCGCGCCCTACAGCCAGGGCCTGGACAACTGA
- the EVI5L gene encoding EVI5-like protein isoform X3, which yields MASPTLSPDSSSQEALSAPTCSPTSDSENLSPDELELLAKLEEQNRLLEADSKSMRSMNGSRRNSGSSLVSSSSASSNLSHLEEDTWILWGRIANEWEEWRRRKEKLLKELIRKGIPHHFRAIVWQLLCSATDMPVKNQYSELLKMSSPCEKLIRRDIARTYPEHEFFKGQDSLGQEVLFNVMKAYSLVDREVGYCQGSAFIVGLLLMQMPEEEAFCVFVRLMQEYRLRELFKPSMAELGLCIYQFEYMLQEQLPDLNTHFRSQSFHTSMYASSWFLTLFLTTFPLPVATRVFDIFMYEGLEIVFRVGLALLQVNQTELMQLDMEGMSQYFQRVIPHQFDSCPDKLILKAYQVKYNPKKMKRLEKEYAAMKSKEMEEQIEIKRLRTENRLLKQRIETLEKGQVTRAQEAEENYVIKRELAVVRQQCSSAAEDLQKAQSTIRQLQEQQVPGQDNPRLTEDFVAHLETELEQSRLRETETLGALREMQDKVLDMEKRNNSLPDENNVARLQEELKALKVREGEAVASARELQLQLQELSDTWQAHLSRGGRWKESPRKLVLGELQDELMSVRLREAQALAEGRELRQRVVELETQDHIHRNLLNRVEAERAALQEKLQYLAAQNKGLQTQLSESRRKQAEAECKSKEEVMAVRLREADSMAAVAEMRQRIAELEIQREEGRIQGQLNHSDSSQYIRELKDQIEELKAEVRLLKGPPPFEDPLAFDGLGLARHLDEDSLPSSDEELLGVGVGAALQDALYPLSPRDARFFRRLERPAKDSEGSSDSDADELAAPYSQGLDN from the exons ATGGCGAGCCCCACTCTGAGCCCCGACTCCTCATCCCAGGAGGCCCTGTCggcccccacctgctcccccacCTCTGACTCCGAGAACCTCAGCCCTGATGAGCTGGAGCTGCTGGCCAAGCTTGAAGAGCAGAACCG GCTCCTGGAAGCCGACTCCAAGTCCATGCGCTCCATGAACGGCTCCCGGCGGAACAGCGGCTCCTCGCTGGTGTCCAGCTCCTCGGCCTCCTCCAACCTGAGCCACCTGGAGGAGGACACGTGGATCCTGTGGGGCCGCATCGCCAACGAGTGGGAGGAGTGGCGGCGCAGGAAAGAGAAGCTGCTGAAG GAGCTGATCCGCAAGGGCATCCCACACCACTTCCGGGCCATCGTGTGGCAGCTCCTGTGCAGTGCCACAGACATGCCAGTCAAGAACCAGTACTCGGAGCTACTCAAGATGTCCTCGCCGTGTGAGAAGCTGATCCGCAGGGACATTGCCCGCACCTACCCAGAGCACGAGTTCTTCAAGGGCCAGGACAGCCTGGGCCAGGAGGTCCTCTTCAACGTCATGAAG GCTTACTCCCTGGTGGACAGGGAGGTGGGCTACTGCCAGGGGAGCGCCTTCATCGTGGGCCTGCTCCTCATGCAG ATGCCCGAGGAGGAAGCCTTCTGTGTGTTCGTGCGGCTAATGCAGGAGTACCGCCTGAGGGAGCTCTTCAAGCCCAGCATGGCGGAGCTGGGGCTCTGCATCTACCAGTTCGAGTACATGCTGCAG GAGCAGCTCCCGGATCTGAACACCCACTTCCGCTCCCAGAGCTTCCACACGTCCATGTACGCCTCGTCCTGGTTTCTCACGCTCTTCCTGACCACTTTCCCGCTACCTGTTGCCACCCGTGTCTTCGACATCTTCATGTACGAG GGCCTGGAGATTGTGTTCCGGGTGGGCCTCGCCCTGCTGCAGGTGAACCAGACAGAGCTGATGCAGCTGGACATGGAGGGGATGTCCCAG TACTTCCAGAGGGTGATCCCCCACCAGTTTGACAGCTGCCCGGACAAGCTGATCCTCAAGGCTTACCAGGTCAAGTACAACCCCAAGAAGATGAAGAG GCTGGAGAAGGAGTATGCAGCCATGAAGAGCAAGGAGATGGAGGAGCAGATTGAGATCAAA AGGCTTCGGACGGAGAACCGGCTCCTGAAACAACGGATCGAGACCCTGGAGAAG GGGCAGGTGACACGGGCGCAGGAGGCCGAGGAGAACTACGTCATCAAGCGGGAGCTGGCCGTCGTGCGGCAGCAGTGCAGCTCAGCGGCCGAGGACCTGCAGAAGGCCCAGAGCACCATCCGGCAGCTTCAGGAGCAGCAGGTACCAGGCCAG gACAACCCGCGCCTCACCGAGGACTTCGTGGCCCACCTGGAGACTGAGCTGGAGCAGTCGAGGCTACGGGAGACCGAGACGCTGGGGGCTCTGCGGGAGATGCAGGACAAGGTTCTAGACATGGAGAAG AGGAACAACTCGCTGCCCGACGAGAACAACGTGGCGCGGCTGCAGGAGGAGCTGAAGGCGCTCAAGGTGCGGGAGGGCGAGGCCGTGGCCTCGGCGCGGGAGCTGCAGCTGCAGCTGCAGGAGCTCTCGGACACCTGGCAG GCCCACCTGTCCCGCGGCGGCCGCTGGAAGGAGTCCCCGCGGAAGCTGGTGCTGGGCGAGCTGCAGGACGAGCTGATGAGCGTGCGCCTGCGCGAGGCCCAGGCTCTGGCCGAGGGGCGCGAGCTGCGGCAGCGCGTGGTGGAACTCGAGACGCAG gATCACATCCACCGCAACCTGCTGAACCGCGTGGAGGCGGAGCGCGCGGCGCTGCAGGAGAAGCTGCAGTACCTGGCGGCGCAGAACAAGGGGCTGCAGACGCAGCTCAGCGAGAGCCGCCGCAAGCAGGCCGAGGCCGAGTGCAAG agcAAGGAGGAGGTGATGGCCGTGCGCCTGCGGGAGGCGGACAGCATGGCGGCGGTGGCCGAGATGCGGCAGCGCATCGCCGAGCTGGAGATCCAG agggaggagggccgCATCCAGGGCCAGCTGAACCACTCGGACTCGTCGCAGTACATCCGCGAGCTCAAGGACCAGATCGAGGAGCTGAAGGCCGAG GTGCGGCTGCTGAAGGGCCCGCCGCCCTTCGAGGACCCGCTGGCCTTCGACGGGCTGGGCCTGGCGCGGCACCTGGATGAGGACTCGCTGCCGTCGTCCGACGAGGAGCTGCTCGGCGTGGGCGTGGGCGCGGCGCTGCAGGACGCGCTCTACCCGCTGTCCCCGCGCGACGCGCGCTTCTTCCGCCGTCTGGAGCGGCCGGCCAAGGACAGCGAGGGCAGCTCAGACAGCGACGCCGACGAGCTGGCCGCGCCCTACAGCCAGGGCCTGGACAACTGA
- the EVI5L gene encoding EVI5-like protein isoform X1, with protein sequence MASPTLSPDSSSQEALSAPTCSPTSDSENLSPDELELLAKLEEQNRLLEADSKSMRSMNGSRRNSGSSLVSSSSASSNLSHLEEDTWILWGRIANEWEEWRRRKEKLLKELIRKGIPHHFRAIVWQLLCSATDMPVKNQYSELLKMSSPCEKLIRRDIARTYPEHEFFKGQDSLGQEVLFNVMKAYSLVDREVGYCQGSAFIVGLLLMQMPEEEAFCVFVRLMQEYRLRELFKPSMAELGLCIYQFEYMLQEQLPDLNTHFRSQSFHTSMYASSWFLTLFLTTFPLPVATRVFDIFMYEGLEIVFRVGLALLQVNQTELMQLDMEGMSQYFQRVIPHQFDSCPDKLILKAYQVKYNPKKMKRLEKEYAAMKSKEMEEQIEIKRLRTENRLLKQRIETLEKESAALADRLIQGQVTRAQEAEENYVIKRELAVVRQQCSSAAEDLQKAQSTIRQLQEQQVPGQDNPRLTEDFVAHLETELEQSRLRETETLGALREMQDKVLDMEKRNNSLPDENNVARLQEELKALKVREGEAVASARELQLQLQELSDTWQAHLSRGGRWKESPRKLVLGELQDELMSVRLREAQALAEGRELRQRVVELETQDHIHRNLLNRVEAERAALQEKLQYLAAQNKGLQTQLSESRRKQAEAECKSKEEVMAVRLREADSMAAVAEMRQRIAELEIQREEGRIQGQLNHSDSSQYIRELKDQIEELKAEVRLLKGPPPFEDPLAFDGLGLARHLDEDSLPSSDEELLGVGVGAALQDALYPLSPRDARFFRRLERPAKDSEGSSDSDADELAAPYSQGLDN encoded by the exons ATGGCGAGCCCCACTCTGAGCCCCGACTCCTCATCCCAGGAGGCCCTGTCggcccccacctgctcccccacCTCTGACTCCGAGAACCTCAGCCCTGATGAGCTGGAGCTGCTGGCCAAGCTTGAAGAGCAGAACCG GCTCCTGGAAGCCGACTCCAAGTCCATGCGCTCCATGAACGGCTCCCGGCGGAACAGCGGCTCCTCGCTGGTGTCCAGCTCCTCGGCCTCCTCCAACCTGAGCCACCTGGAGGAGGACACGTGGATCCTGTGGGGCCGCATCGCCAACGAGTGGGAGGAGTGGCGGCGCAGGAAAGAGAAGCTGCTGAAG GAGCTGATCCGCAAGGGCATCCCACACCACTTCCGGGCCATCGTGTGGCAGCTCCTGTGCAGTGCCACAGACATGCCAGTCAAGAACCAGTACTCGGAGCTACTCAAGATGTCCTCGCCGTGTGAGAAGCTGATCCGCAGGGACATTGCCCGCACCTACCCAGAGCACGAGTTCTTCAAGGGCCAGGACAGCCTGGGCCAGGAGGTCCTCTTCAACGTCATGAAG GCTTACTCCCTGGTGGACAGGGAGGTGGGCTACTGCCAGGGGAGCGCCTTCATCGTGGGCCTGCTCCTCATGCAG ATGCCCGAGGAGGAAGCCTTCTGTGTGTTCGTGCGGCTAATGCAGGAGTACCGCCTGAGGGAGCTCTTCAAGCCCAGCATGGCGGAGCTGGGGCTCTGCATCTACCAGTTCGAGTACATGCTGCAG GAGCAGCTCCCGGATCTGAACACCCACTTCCGCTCCCAGAGCTTCCACACGTCCATGTACGCCTCGTCCTGGTTTCTCACGCTCTTCCTGACCACTTTCCCGCTACCTGTTGCCACCCGTGTCTTCGACATCTTCATGTACGAG GGCCTGGAGATTGTGTTCCGGGTGGGCCTCGCCCTGCTGCAGGTGAACCAGACAGAGCTGATGCAGCTGGACATGGAGGGGATGTCCCAG TACTTCCAGAGGGTGATCCCCCACCAGTTTGACAGCTGCCCGGACAAGCTGATCCTCAAGGCTTACCAGGTCAAGTACAACCCCAAGAAGATGAAGAG GCTGGAGAAGGAGTATGCAGCCATGAAGAGCAAGGAGATGGAGGAGCAGATTGAGATCAAA AGGCTTCGGACGGAGAACCGGCTCCTGAAACAACGGATCGAGACCCTGGAGAAG GAGAGCGCTGCTCTGGCTGATAGGTTAATCCAG GGGCAGGTGACACGGGCGCAGGAGGCCGAGGAGAACTACGTCATCAAGCGGGAGCTGGCCGTCGTGCGGCAGCAGTGCAGCTCAGCGGCCGAGGACCTGCAGAAGGCCCAGAGCACCATCCGGCAGCTTCAGGAGCAGCAGGTACCAGGCCAG gACAACCCGCGCCTCACCGAGGACTTCGTGGCCCACCTGGAGACTGAGCTGGAGCAGTCGAGGCTACGGGAGACCGAGACGCTGGGGGCTCTGCGGGAGATGCAGGACAAGGTTCTAGACATGGAGAAG AGGAACAACTCGCTGCCCGACGAGAACAACGTGGCGCGGCTGCAGGAGGAGCTGAAGGCGCTCAAGGTGCGGGAGGGCGAGGCCGTGGCCTCGGCGCGGGAGCTGCAGCTGCAGCTGCAGGAGCTCTCGGACACCTGGCAG GCCCACCTGTCCCGCGGCGGCCGCTGGAAGGAGTCCCCGCGGAAGCTGGTGCTGGGCGAGCTGCAGGACGAGCTGATGAGCGTGCGCCTGCGCGAGGCCCAGGCTCTGGCCGAGGGGCGCGAGCTGCGGCAGCGCGTGGTGGAACTCGAGACGCAG gATCACATCCACCGCAACCTGCTGAACCGCGTGGAGGCGGAGCGCGCGGCGCTGCAGGAGAAGCTGCAGTACCTGGCGGCGCAGAACAAGGGGCTGCAGACGCAGCTCAGCGAGAGCCGCCGCAAGCAGGCCGAGGCCGAGTGCAAG agcAAGGAGGAGGTGATGGCCGTGCGCCTGCGGGAGGCGGACAGCATGGCGGCGGTGGCCGAGATGCGGCAGCGCATCGCCGAGCTGGAGATCCAG agggaggagggccgCATCCAGGGCCAGCTGAACCACTCGGACTCGTCGCAGTACATCCGCGAGCTCAAGGACCAGATCGAGGAGCTGAAGGCCGAG GTGCGGCTGCTGAAGGGCCCGCCGCCCTTCGAGGACCCGCTGGCCTTCGACGGGCTGGGCCTGGCGCGGCACCTGGATGAGGACTCGCTGCCGTCGTCCGACGAGGAGCTGCTCGGCGTGGGCGTGGGCGCGGCGCTGCAGGACGCGCTCTACCCGCTGTCCCCGCGCGACGCGCGCTTCTTCCGCCGTCTGGAGCGGCCGGCCAAGGACAGCGAGGGCAGCTCAGACAGCGACGCCGACGAGCTGGCCGCGCCCTACAGCCAGGGCCTGGACAACTGA